Proteins encoded within one genomic window of Cucumis sativus cultivar 9930 chromosome 3, Cucumber_9930_V3, whole genome shotgun sequence:
- the LOC101221166 gene encoding putative cyclic nucleotide-gated ion channel 8: MFDCGGYKSQYIGGHKEKFVRLDDLDSNLSVPSGTSKMKKCRFNLEGLPLPFISRSKPQNASKSFRRGVQRSSDGIITLGRSLRSGVSKVIFPEDLKVSEQKIFDPQDKSLLFWNKLFVLCCILAVSVDPLFFYLPVFNHASYCLGMDTQLAVTTTTVRTAIDVFYLIRMGFQFRTAYIAPSSRVFGRGELVIDPTEIAQRYLQRYFIADFLSVLPLPQLVVWRFLHRSKGSEVLATKQALLNIVFLQYIPRFIRFIPLNIELKKTAGVFAESAWAGAAYYLLLYMLASHIAGAFWYLLAVERNDACWRQACKSSGKCNINYLYCGNKHMAGYKAWRNISVDVLTKKCTALGDNLPFNYGIYTQAISSGIVQSRTFFSKFCYCLWWGLQNLSTLGQGLLTSTYPGEVIFSILIAISGLLLFALLIGNMQTYLQSLTVRLEEMRIKRRDSEQWMHHRLLPPDLREKVRRYDQYKWLETRGVDEESLVQSLPKDLRRDIKRHLCLNLVRRVPLFANMDERLLDAICERLKPTLYTENTYIVREGDPVDEMLFIIRGRLESVTTDGGRSGFYNRGILKEGDFCGEELLTWALDPKSGSNLPSSTRTVHALTEVEAFALEAEELKFVASQFRRLHSRQVQHTFRFYSQQWRTWASCFIQAAWRRYLKRKIAELRRKEEEEEVAAAYSTSRLGATILASRFAANALRGHRMRNVSGKSLISLQKPKEPDFSVYKGE; encoded by the exons ATGTTCGATTGTGGTGGATACAAGTCGCAGTACATCGGTGGTCACAAGGAGAAATTCGTGAG GTTGGATGATTTGGATTCGAATTTGTCAGTGCCCTCGGGAACAagcaaaatgaagaaatgcCGATTCAATCTAGAAGGCCTCCCATTGCCATTCATCAGCAGATCGAAGCCACAAAACGCGTCGAAATCTTTCCGAAGGGGAGTTCAAAGAAGCTCCGACGGAATCATAACTCTAGGTCGATCGCTCCGCTCCGGCGTGTCCAAAGTCATCTTCCCGGAGGATCTTAAAGTATCGGAACAGAAAATCTTCGATCCACAGGACAAATCGCTCCTCTTCTGGAACAAACTATTCGTGTTGTGCTGTATCCTCGCCGTGTCTGTCGATCCGTTGTTCTTCTACCTCCCTGTGTTCAACCATGCCTCTTACTGCCTCGGAATGGACACTCAGCTCGCCGTCACGACCACCACCGTGCGTACGGCTATCGATGTTTTTTACTTGATTCGGATGGGGTTTCAGTTCCGAACGGCTTACATTGCGCCGTCGTCTAGGGTGTTTGGTCGGGGGGAGCTTGTGATTGATCCGACGGAGATAGCCCAGCGGTATCTTCAGCGCTACTTTATAGCTGATTTTCTATCtgttcttcctcttcctcag TTAGTGGTGTGGAGATTTCTTCACAGATCAAAAGGATCAGAAGTTTTGGCAACAAAACAAGCATTGTTAAACATAGTGTTTCTTCAGTATATTCCAAGATTTATTAGATTTATACCTTTGAACATAGAGCTTAAGAAGACAGCAGGTGTTTTTGCTGAAAGTGCTTGGGCTGGTGCTGCTTACTATCTCCTCTTATACATGCTTGCCAGTCAT ATTGCAGGAGCATTCTGGTACTTGCTTGCAGTGGAGAGGAACGATGCATGTTGGCGGCAAGCATGCAAAAGCAGTGGAAAGTGCAACATTAACTATTTGTATTGTGGGAATAAGCACATGGCTGGGTACAAAGCTTGGAGAAATATAAGCGTTGATGTTCTCACCAAGAAATGCACTGCCTTGGGAGATAATTTGCCTTTCAACTATGGCATTTACACTCAGGCCATTTCCTCTGGCATTGTTCAATCCAGGACTTTCTTCTCCAAGTTCTGCTATTGCTTGTGGTGGGGCTTGCAAAATTTAAG TACACTTGGTCAAGGGCTGCTCACTAGTACTTATCCTGGGGAGGTTATCTTTTCTATTCTAATTGCAATTTCTGGGCTCCTCCTTTTTGCACTCTTGATTGGAAACATGcaa ACGTATCTTCAATCTCTAACAGTCCGACTTGAAGAGATGCGCATCAAGAGGAGAGACTCTGAGCAATGGATGCACCATCGACTGCTTCCACCAGACTTGAGAGAAAAAGTTAGGCGCTACGATCAGTACAAATGGCTTGAAACCAGAGGTGTTGATGAAGAGAGCTTGGTTCAGAGTCTGCCTAAAGATCTTAGGAGAGACATTAAACGACATCTCTGTCTCAATTTGGTTAGAAGG GTCCCATTGTTTGCAAACATGGATGAGCGTCTCCTAGACGCAATATGCGAGAGGCTAAAACCAACACTATACACCGAGAACACATACATAGTACGAGAAGGCGACCCAGTCGACGAAATGCTCTTCATAATCCGCGGCCGTCTAGAGAGCGTCACCACCGACGGCGGCCGTAGCGGATTCTACAACCGTGGCATATTAAAAGAAGGCGATTTCTGTGGCGAAGAGCTTTTAACCTGGGCTCTCGACCCCAAATCCGGCTCCAACCTCCCTTCCTCCACTCGCACCGTCCATGCCCTAACCGAGGTCGAAGCCTTCGCCTTAGAGGCCGAGGAACTCAAATTCGTAGCCAGTCAGTTCCGTCGCCTCCACAGTCGCCAAGTTCAACACACCTTTAGATTCTACTCCCAGCAGTGGCGAACTTGGGCGTCGTGTTTCATACAGGCAGCGTGGCGGCGGTATTTAAAACGGAAAATCGCGGAGCTGCGAcggaaggaggaggaggaagaggtTGCGGCGGCGTATAGTACGTCGAGACTTGGGGCTACGATTTTGGCGTCGAGATTTGCGGCCAATGCGCTTAGAGGACATCGAATGAGAAACGTGAGTGGGAAGAGCTTGATTAGCTTGCAGAAGCCGAAGGAACCTGATTTTTCTGTTTACAAAGGAgagtaa
- the LOC101208572 gene encoding uncharacterized protein LOC101208572, translating to MAVSARAFFLSRLTDFSIKPRLPPQPPPPPPPLPSFSYSHLTLQRRRFPSASTSGATTVSCLVSGVDGGGVSDDFVSTRKLKFDRGFSVIANMLKRIEPLHTSDISKGVSDVAKDSMKQTISSMLGLLPSDQFSVTVRVSKSPLHNLLSSSIITGYTLWNAEYRLSLMRNFDISPDNLTGLDRSKPLEVSDIEENRVGVDSNMEDLDTRPRLLSDLPPEALKYIQQLQTELSNLKDELNAQKQENIHIEHGRGNRNDLLEYLRSLDSDMVTELCKPSTSEVEEIIHELVGNILQRFFKDDASSSFIEDSSVADLEKLADAGDEFCDTVGTSRDYLAKLLFWCMLLGHHMRSLENRLQLSCVVGLL from the exons ATGGCGGTCTCTGCTCGTGCCTTCTTCCTTTCTCGTCTCACTGACTTTTCTATCAAGCCCCGTCTACCTCCCCAACCACCACCGCCGCCTCCGCCCTTGCcttctttttcctattcaCATCTCACCCTTCAACGTCGCCGTTTCCCCTCCGCCTCTACGTCTGGTGCAACCACTGTTAGCTGCCTTGTCTCCGGTGTTGATGGTGGTGGAGTTTCCGATGACTTTGTTTCCACTCGGAAGTTGAAATTCGATCGCGGATTCTCTGTAATCGCTAATATGCTTAAGCGGATTGAGCCGCTTCATACATCCGATATCTCCAAGGGTGTTTCTGATGTTGCTAAGGATTCTATGAAGCAGACTATTTCTTCAATGTTGGGTTTGCTTCCTTCTGATCAGTTCTCCGTCACCGTTAGGGTTTCCAAAAGCCCTCTCCATAATCTCCTCTCTTCGTCAATCATCACCGG GTACACTTTGTGGAACGCGGAGTACCGGTTGTCTTTGATGAGGAATTTCGATATCTCGCCGGATAATTTGACGGGCTTGGACAGGTCGAAGCCATTGGAAGTTTCGGATATTGAGGAGAATCGGGTAGGCGTTGATTCCAATATGGAGGATTTGGATACGAGACCTCGTCTCTTGTCCGATTTGCCACCCGAGGCGTTGAAGTACATCCAACAGTTGCAAACGGAATTATCAAATCTTAAGGAT GAACTCAATGCACAGAAGCAAGAAAATATCCATATAGAACATGGCAGAGGAAACAGGAATGATCTGTTGGAATATCTACGGTCGTTGGATTCCGATATG GTGACTGAACTCTGCAAACCATCTACGTCAGAGGTGGAGGAAATCATTCATGAACTTGTTGGAAACATATTGCAAAGGTTCTTCAAAGATGATGCCAGCTCTAGTTTCATTGAGGATTCAAGTGTGGCGGATTTAGAGAAACTTGCAGATGCTGGTGATGAGTTTTGTGATACTGTAGGCACTTCTCGGGATTACCTAGCAAAGCTTTTATTCTG GTGTATGTTATTGGGGCATCACATGAGAAGCTTGGAGAATAGGCTGCAGTTAAGCTGTGTCGTTGGGTTGTTATGA